A genomic segment from Glycine soja cultivar W05 chromosome 20, ASM419377v2, whole genome shotgun sequence encodes:
- the LOC114403844 gene encoding ADP-ribosylation factor-like, which produces MGLSFTKLFSRLFAKKEMRILMVGLDAAGKTTILYKLKLGEIVTTIPTIGFNVETVEYKNISFTVWDVGGQDKIRPLWRHYFQNTQGLIFVVDSNDRDRVVEARDELHRMLNEDELRDAVLLVFANKQDLPNAMNAAEITDKLGLHSLRQRHWYIQSTCATSGEGLYEGLDWLSNNIANKA; this is translated from the exons ATGGGGTTGTCTTTCACCAAGCTTTTTAGCCGGCTCTTTGCTAAGAAAGAGATGCGTATTCTCATGGTAGGTCTTGATGCTGCTGGTAAGACTACCATCTTGTACAAGCTCAAGCTGGGAGAAATTGTCACAACCATTCCCACAATTG GATTCAATGTGGAGACTGTGGAATATAAGAATATTAGCTTTACTGTATGGGATGTGGGTGGCCAAGATAAG ATCCGTCCTTTATGGAGACACTACTTCCAAAACACTCAGGGGCTTATCTTTGTTGTGGATAGCAATGATCGTGACCGTGTAGTTGAGGCTAGAGATGAGCTCCACCGGATGTTGAATGAG GATGAGTTGAGAGATGCTGTTCTCCTGGTATTTGCCAACAAACAAGATCTTCCAAATGCTATGAATGCTGCAGAAATCACAGACAAGCTTGGTCTTCATTCTCTACGCCAACGCCACTG GTATATCCAGAGCACATGTGCCACCTCTGGGGAAGGACTATATGAAGGGCTGGACTGGCTCTCCAACAATATAGCTAACAAG GCTTAA
- the LOC114402851 gene encoding WAT1-related protein At1g09380-like: protein MASSIIPLLAMIIVQLGYAGMNITSKLAIQSGMQPLVLVAYRQIFATISLAPFAFWFERNTAPRMTKHIALQILLSSLTGVTGNQILYFLGLKYSTATIACALNNLLPAFTFVLAVLSRQENLRIKTRAGVAKALGTVLSVGGAVLLSFYHGEVLGLGESEIHWRYAEKMQRESSSSGGGTNLILGPVAVIVSALLWAVWFIVQANMSKSYPAPYTSTFYMCLMASIQCVAIALSAEHNVSAWSLHSTIRLTSALYAGTISTGLAYVLMSWTIERKGPLYVSVFSPLLLVIIAVASWALLHEQLYVGTAIGSLLIVLGLYFVLWGKNKEMNKIDMVEVEGTVMEAIKESEKDEVKDLELQPYDPSNGNGNHHDAN from the exons ATGGCGAGTAGTATTATTCCACTCTTGGCCATGATTATTGTACAATTGGGCTATGCAGGGATGAATATTACCTCAAAGCTTGCAATACAATCTGGCATGCAACCTCTTGTACTTGTTGCTTATCGCCAAATTTTTGCAACTATTTCCCTTGCTCCCTTCGCTTTTTGGTTTGAACG GAATACGGCTCCCCGAATGACAAAGCACATTGCGCTCCAGATATTACTATCTTCCTTAACAGG AGTAACAGGAAATCAGATTCTATACTTTTTGGGGCTTAAATATTCAACCGCTACAATTGCATGTGCACTAAACAACTTGCTCCCAGCATTCACTTTTGTTCTTGCAGTCCTCTCTAG ACAAGAGAATTTGAGAATCAAGACTAGGGCAGGGGTAGCGAAGGCCTTAGGAACAGTCCTTAGTGTGGGTGGAGCGGTGCTTTTATCATTTTACCATGGAGAAGTCCTTGGTCTAGGTGAGTCAGAGATTCACTGGAGATATGCAGAAAAAATGCAAAGAGAATCCTCTTCTTCTGGGGGTGGAACAAACTTGATTCTAGGCCCTGTTGCTGTAATTGTTAGTGCTCTTCTTTGGGCAGTATGGTTCATAGTTCAA GCAAACATGAGCAAGAGCTATCCAGCTCCTTACACTAGCACTTTCTACATGTGTTTGATGGCAAGCATTCAGTGTGTGGCCATTGCCTTGTCTGCTGAACACAATGTCTCAGCTTGGTCACTCCACAGTACTATAAGACTCACCTCTGCACTTTATGCg GGGACTATTTCTACTGGGCTAGCGTATGTGCTAATGTCATGGACCATAGAGAGGAAAGGTCCCCTTTATGTGTCTGTGTTCTCCCCTTTGCTGCTTGTCATCATTGCTGTTGCTAGCTGGGCTTTGCTTCACGAGCAATTATACGTTGGAAC TGCCATTGGGTCTCTGCTGATAGTGTTGGGgctatattttgttttgtgggGAAAGAACAAAGAGATGAATAAGATAGACATGGTTGAAGTTGAAGGCACAGTCATGGAGGCAATAAAGGAAAGCGAGAAGGATGAGGTGAAAGACCTGGAATTGCAACCCTATGATCCTTCCAACGGTAATGGTAACCATCATGATGCTAattaa
- the LOC114402067 gene encoding uncharacterized protein LOC114402067 translates to MINSGSQYSEVVFDAINSGQQESNTHIVNEFDRHNHTFIITETQSPLETPKPPERFRVMLQSQKCDCGEFQAKHLPCSHVMAACKSVNVDPMTYVPMIFTLQHILHIYDNSFGLLPHESMWQEYEGDQWGPDPRRKRTAKGRPVSTRIPTKMDEDENERASRKKCGLCRQHGHSRNNCPNVSSS, encoded by the coding sequence ATGATCAACTCCGGCTCACAGTATTCTGAAGTCGTCTTCGATGCAATCAATAGTGGTCAACAAGAATCTAATACACACATTGTAAATGAATTCGACAGACACAATCACACTTTTATTATAACCGAGACTCAATCCCCACTTGAAACACCCAAACCACCTGAAAGGTTTAGAGTAATGTTACAATCCCAAAAGTGTGATTGTGGTGAATTTCAGGCTAAACATTTACCGTGTTCTCACGTCATGGCTGCCTGTAAATCTGTCAATGTTGATCCCATGACCTATGTGCCGATGATATTCACTTTACAACACATTTTGCACATCTACGACAACTCCTTTGGTTTATTGCCACACGAATCAATGTGGCAAGAATATGAAGGAGATCAGTGGGGTCCTGATCCAAGGAGAAAGAGGACTGCAAAGGGTCGTCCCGTTTCAACTCGCATTCCTActaagatggacgaagacgaAAATGAACGAGcaagtagaaaaaaatgtggACTTTGCCGGCAACATGGTCATAGCAGAAATAATTGTCCTAATGTATCCTCATCTTAG
- the LOC114403022 gene encoding uncharacterized protein LOC114403022, which yields MTFDDKSQCIRAIKEYNIRNHFDCRTIYSDQRRLHFVCKLHENGCTWSLGACNSKRHNKWIIKSIRGHHTCLVPMLRQDHRQLDKHVIAQIIQPIVKTNPTVSIKTLIAEIKTFMNYTPSYKKTWLAKQKALEMIHGNWEESYAKLPKLFGALQSCVPGTVVAAQTESLYEGGEIVPGKRLFKRVFWSFGPCINGFAYCKPIVQVDGTWLYGKYTGTLLIATAQDGANHIFPIAYAIVEGETTSAWGFFLKNLRRHVTPQINISLISDRHPSIISAYNNPSNLWVQDTSHFFCLRHIAQNFLRGNSNCKHLKKPLMLAGYAYTEKMHWQHLGDIVRISQVQLNGLINYPNKNGYNALMRGNVGDI from the exons ATGACCTTCGATGACAAATCACAATGTATTCGAGCAATCAAAGAATACAACATcagaaatcattttgattgCAGAACAATTTACTCTGACCAAAGAAGGCTACACTTCGTCTGCAAGTTACATGAAAATGGTTGTACATGGAGCTTGGGCGCATGCAATTCAAAGAGGCATAACAAATGGATTATCAAGAGTATCAGAGGTCATCACACTTGTCTCGTGCCGATGCTTAGACAAGATCATCGCCAACTCGACAAACACGTCATAGCACAGATCATCCAACCAATTGTCAAAACAAACCCAACTGTCTCCATCAAGACATTGATTGCAGAGATCAAAACGTTCATGAATTATACCCCATCCTACAAGAAGACATGGTTAGCAAAGCAAAAAGCATTGGAGATGATTCATGGAAACTGGGAAGAATCATATGCCAAACTGCCAAAACTTTTCGGAGCTTTGCAATCTTGTGTTCCCGGGACTGTGGTCGCTGCTCAAACAGAATCCTTGTATGAGGGGGGAGAAATAGTACCGGGCAAAAGATTGTTTAAACGTGTCTTTTGGTCATTTGGTCCATGCATTAATGGTTTTGCATATTGCAAACCCATTgtacaagtagatggtacatgGCTTTACGGAAAGTATACTGGCACACTGTTGATAGCTACCGCACAAGATGGAGCTAACCATATCTTCCCGATTGCCTATGCCATTGTAGAAGGGGAGACAACTTCAGCTTGGGGGTTTTTTCTAAAGAATTTGAGAAGACATGTTACTCCGCaaattaacatttctcttaTTTCAGACCGACACCCCTCAATTATAAGTgcctacaacaacccaagtaactTATGGGTCCAGGACACATCCCATTTCTTTTGCCTGCGCCACATTGCACAAAACTTTCTTCGTGGTAACTCAAACTGCAAACATTTAAAGAAACCACTTATGTTGGCTG GGTACGCATACACGGAGAAGATGCACTGGCAACATCTTGGGGATATCGTGCGAATAAGCCAAGTGCAGCTGAATGGCTTGATCAATTACCCAAACAAAAATGGGTACAATGCTTTGATGAGGGGAAACGTTGGGGACATATGA
- the LOC114401411 gene encoding galactinol synthase 2-like, with product MAPNITTVTDAQAKAAGGRGRAYVTFLAGNGDYVKGVVGLAKGLRKVKSMYPLVVAVLPDVPEHHRNILTSQGCIVREIEPVYPPENQTQFAMAYYVINYSKLRIWEFVEFSKMIYLDGDIQVFDNIDHLFDLPDNYFYAVMDCFCEPTWGHTLQYQIGYCQQCPHKVQWPTHFGPKPPLYFNAGMFVYEPNLDTYRDLLQTVQVTKPTSFAEQDFLNMYFKDKYRPIPNVYNLVLAMLWRHPENVELEKVKVVHYCAAGSKPWRYTGKEENMEREDIKMLVKKWWDIYEDETLDYNNPFNVDRFTAALLEVGEVKFVRAPSAA from the exons ATGGCTCCTAATATCACCACCGTCACCGACGCTCAAGCCAAGGCCGCCGGCGGGCGTGGCCGTGCCTACGTCACCTTCCTCGCCGGAAACGGTGACTATGTGAAAGGTGTCGTTGGCTTGGCCAAAGGTCTGAGGAAGGTGAAAAGCATGTACCCTCTGGTGGTTGCAGTGTTACCCGATGTTCCAGAACATCACCGAAACATTCTCACCTCCCAAGGTTGCATTGTTAGAGAAATTGAACCCGTGTACCCTCCTGAGAATCAGACCCAGTTCGCCATGGCATATTACGTCATCAACTATTCCAAGCTACGTATTTGGGAG TTTGTGGAGTTCAGCAAGATGATATACCTAGACGGTGATATACAAGTGTTTGACAATATTGACCACTTGTTTGACTTGCCTGATAACTACTTTTATGCGGTGATGGACTGTTTTTGTGAGCCCACTTGGGGCCACACTCTGCAGTATCAAATCGGATACTGCCAGCAGTGCCCTCATAAGGTTCAGTGGCCCACTCACTTTGGGCCCAAGCCTCCTCTCTATTTCAATGCTGGCATGTTTGTTTATGAGCCCAATCTGGATACCTACCGTGACCTCCTTCAAACTGTCCAAGTCACTAAGCCCACTTCCTTTGCTGAACAG GATTTTTTGAACATGTACTTCAAGGACAAATATAGGCCAATTCCTAATGTCTATAATCTTGTGTTGGCCATGCTGTGGCGTCACCCTGAGAACGTTGAGCTTGAAAAAGTTAAAGTGGTTCACTACTGTGCTGCT GGATCTAAGCCTTGGAGGTACACAGGGAAGGAGGAAAATATGGAGAGAGAAGATATCAAGATGTTGGTGAAGAAGTGGTGGGATATATATGAGGATGAGACTTTGGACTACAACAATCCATTCAACGTGGATAGGTTCACTGCGGCACTTTTGGAGGTTGGTGAAGTCAAGTTCGTCCGTGCCCCATCTGCTGCTTAG